One segment of Babylonia areolata isolate BAREFJ2019XMU chromosome 24, ASM4173473v1, whole genome shotgun sequence DNA contains the following:
- the LOC143298905 gene encoding V-type proton ATPase 16 kDa proteolipid subunit c-like codes for MADSNSFEYHPDAPPYTPFFGIIGVTAAMSFCALGAAYGTAKSGTGISAMAVMRPELIMKSVIPVVMAGIIAIYGLVVSVVMIQSISGDATYTLYKSFLHLGAGLCVGLSGLAAGFAIGIVGDAGVRGIAQQPRLFVGMILILIFAEVLGLYGLIVALILSVK; via the exons ATGGCAGACAGTAACTCATTCGAGTACCACCCTGATGCCCCTCCATATACACCGTTCTTCGGCATTATTGGAGTTACGGCTGCAATGTCATTTTGCG ccTTGGGGGCAGCCTATGGGACGGCCAAGTCAGGGACAGGAATATCGGCCATGGCCGTGATGCGGCCAGAGCTGATCATGAAGTCTGTTATCCCCGTGGTTATGGCGGGTATCATCGCTATTTACGGCCTGGTGGTGTCTGTCGTCATGATCCAGAGCATATCTGGAGATGCCACCTACACTCTGTACAA GAGCTTTCTGCACCTGGGTGCTGGTCTGTGTGTAGGCCTGAGTGGACTGGCAGCCGGCTTTGCCATCGGTATTGTAGGAGATGCTGGAGTACGAGGCATAGCCCAGCAGCCCCGGTTATTTGTTGGCATGATCCTCATTCTCATCTTCGCTGAGGTGTTGGGGTTGTACGGACTTATCGTCGCCCTTATCCTCTCTGTCAAATAG